In the genome of Raphanus sativus cultivar WK10039 chromosome 4, ASM80110v3, whole genome shotgun sequence, one region contains:
- the LOC108849123 gene encoding LOW QUALITY PROTEIN: monooxygenase 2 (The sequence of the model RefSeq protein was modified relative to this genomic sequence to represent the inferred CDS: inserted 1 base in 1 codon): MATSLLLPPIFPPSPRQSLTRRYRWFPVRTGSKPVGLTVTRAQTSGGDGEESVVIVGAGIGGLATAVSLHRLGVRSVVLEQAESLRTGGTSLTLFKNGWRVLDAISVGPQLRTQFLEIEGMVVKNGDGRELRSFTFKDEDQSQEVRAVERRVLLETLASQLPPQTIKFSSKLKTIQSNANGDTQLELEDGSKLLAKIVIGCDGIRSKVATWMGFSEPKYVGHCAFRGLGYYPDGQPFQKKVNYIYGRGLRAGYVPVSPTKVYWFICFNSPSLGPKITDPAILKTQAKELVSTWPKDLQDLIDLTPDETISRTPLVDRWLWPGVAPPASKGRVVLVGDAWHPMTPNLGQGACCALEDSVVLANKLAGAINGGTESVEEAMESYGSERWSRAFPLTVRANLVGALLQWDNPLVCSVRDNVVIPKXSEARTDAGTHKL, encoded by the exons ATGGCAACGTCTCTTCTGCTTCCTCCGATCTTTCCTCCCTCACCTCGCCAATCTTTAACCAGACGCTACAGATGGTTTCCGGTTCGAACCGGATCAAAACCGGTTGGTTTAACAGTGACCAGAGCCCAAACAAGCGGTGGGGATGGAGAGGAGAGCGTAGTGATTGTTGGCGCCGGAATTGGCGGGCTCGCTACCGCCGTTTCTCTTCACCG TCTCGGAGTCCGGTCCGTGGTGCTGGAGCAGGCAGAGTCGCTTCGAACCGGAGGAACATCGCTGACGCTATTCAAGAACGGGTGGCGTGTTCTTGACGCTATCTCCGTGGGGCCTCAGCTCCGTACTCAGTTCCTCGAGATCGAAGG GATGGTAGTGAAGAATGGAGATGGAAGAGAGCTTCGTTCTTTCACATTTAAAGACGAAGATCAAAG cCAAGAAGTCCGTGCCGTGGAAAGGAGAGTGCTCTTGGAAACACTTGCTAGCCAGCTACCTCCACAAACCATTAAGTTTTCTTCAAAACTGAAAACAATACAAAGCAATGCTAATGGTGACACTCAACTTGAACTTGAAGACGGAAGCAAATTGCTAGCAAAG ATTGTTATTGGTTGTGACGGTATCCGGTCTAAAGTAGCCACTTGGATGGGGTTCAGTGAGCCAAAATATGTCGGCCATTGCGCCTTCAGAGGACTTGGATACTATCCAGATGGACAGCCATTTCAGAAAAAGGTGAACTACATATACGGAAGAGGGCTTAGAGCTGGATATGTACCTGTCTCTCCAACAAAAGTCTACTGGTTCATCTGTTTCAACAGCCCATCTCTAG GGCCGAAGATAACTGATCCAGCTATCCTCAAAACACAAGCCAAAGAACTGGTTAGTACCTGGCCTAAGGATCTGCAAGACCTCATAGACCTAACACCTGATGAAACAATCAGCAGGACTCCTCTTGTGGACAGGTGGCTATGGCCCGGCGTTGCTCCTCCAGCGTCAAAAGGCAGAGTGGTTCTCGTTGGAGATGCTTGGCACCCGATGACTCCAAATCTCGGTCAAGGTGCTTGCTGTGCCTTGGAAGATTCGGTTGTTCTTGCGAATAAACTTGCCGGTGCAATAAACGGAGGGACTGAGTCAGTGGAAGAGGCGATGGAATCATATGGGAGCGAGAGATGGTCTCGGGCGTTCCCGTTGACGGTGCGTGCAAATCTAGTTGGAGCACTTCTGCAGTGGGACAATCCTCTTGTGTGTTCCGTTAGGGACAATGTTGTTATACCGA TTAGTGAGGCTCGGACCGATGCTGGAACACACAAACTTTGA